One stretch of Saccharopolyspora erythraea DNA includes these proteins:
- a CDS encoding DinB family protein encodes MTTSRRRAEIFAGAGRRFQEPATGDERPVLVGFLTAQRATLELKCAGLDGELARRAVEPSTLSLLGLVRHLADVERRWFRQVLAGLDAPPRFSSDARADGDFDAAVADPAVIAEAWAAWRAEVEFAERFVAEAPDLDIAGQDSWRGAVSLRWVLIHMVEEYARHNGHADLLRERIDGAIGL; translated from the coding sequence GTGACCACTTCACGCAGGAGGGCCGAGATCTTCGCGGGTGCCGGTCGCCGGTTCCAGGAACCGGCGACCGGTGACGAGCGTCCCGTGCTCGTCGGTTTCCTGACGGCACAGCGCGCGACCCTGGAGCTGAAGTGCGCGGGCCTGGACGGGGAGCTGGCCCGCCGGGCGGTGGAGCCCTCGACGTTGTCGTTGCTCGGACTGGTGCGGCACCTGGCCGACGTGGAGCGGCGGTGGTTCCGCCAGGTGCTGGCCGGGCTGGACGCGCCGCCGCGCTTCTCGTCGGACGCCCGAGCCGACGGCGACTTCGACGCAGCGGTGGCCGATCCCGCCGTCATCGCCGAGGCGTGGGCGGCCTGGCGCGCGGAGGTGGAGTTCGCGGAGCGCTTCGTCGCCGAGGCCCCGGACCTCGACATCGCGGGCCAGGACTCCTGGCGCGGTGCGGTGTCGCTGCGGTGGGTGCTGATCCACATGGTCGAGGAGTACGCACGGCACAACGGCCACGCCGACCTCCTGCGCGAACGCATCGACGGTGCCATCGGACTGTGA
- a CDS encoding beta-ketoacyl synthase N-terminal-like domain-containing protein, which produces MQHCGIGGIGAVTGYGWGREPFWNGLVSGEVAASPVEGHGPGRDRTAWVAKVPEGGEEADGPSRFAKAMRAAAREAITDAEERGWRPGRRVGLLHAAVLGDLPSWNDFYGRRAGDVPVRDYLALMPSTPVSMLMQEFGFHGPAMNVSATCASGNAGLLTAKAWLDAGVVDDVVFVATDVSSTPETVLHFERLGVAITDAEPLQACRPFQEGSRGFVMGEASVGMVLSSGGSGHYARVLGGAMSHDAHHVTSVAPDAAELRRCFTEALADAGADPSRVRYLNAHGPGTRQCDRAESGVFDELLPADARLYSVKPLAGHCMGAASAVEVAAAALGYDRGVIPAPPTVAEGHPRLLDGPTTQADGLTLKSSLGLGGHNSAVVLAPADR; this is translated from the coding sequence GTGCAGCATTGCGGAATCGGTGGCATCGGCGCGGTGACCGGCTACGGCTGGGGCCGCGAGCCCTTCTGGAACGGCCTGGTCTCAGGCGAGGTCGCCGCCTCTCCAGTCGAGGGGCACGGACCCGGCCGGGACCGGACGGCCTGGGTCGCCAAGGTCCCGGAGGGCGGTGAGGAGGCCGACGGGCCGAGCCGCTTCGCCAAGGCGATGCGGGCCGCCGCGCGGGAGGCGATCACCGACGCCGAGGAACGCGGGTGGCGTCCCGGGCGCCGGGTCGGCCTGCTGCACGCGGCCGTGCTCGGCGACCTGCCCTCCTGGAACGACTTCTACGGCAGGCGGGCCGGGGACGTGCCGGTTCGCGACTACCTCGCGCTGATGCCCTCCACCCCGGTGTCGATGCTGATGCAGGAGTTCGGCTTCCACGGACCCGCGATGAACGTCTCGGCGACGTGCGCGTCCGGCAACGCGGGCCTGCTCACCGCGAAGGCGTGGCTCGACGCCGGCGTGGTCGACGACGTGGTGTTCGTGGCCACCGACGTGTCCTCCACACCGGAGACCGTGCTGCACTTCGAACGGCTGGGGGTCGCGATCACCGACGCCGAGCCGCTGCAGGCGTGCCGGCCCTTCCAGGAAGGCAGCCGCGGCTTCGTGATGGGCGAGGCGTCGGTGGGGATGGTGCTCTCCAGCGGCGGGAGCGGCCATTACGCCCGCGTCCTGGGCGGCGCGATGTCGCACGACGCGCACCACGTCACCTCGGTCGCCCCCGACGCGGCCGAACTGCGCCGGTGCTTCACCGAGGCGCTCGCCGACGCGGGCGCGGACCCCTCGCGGGTGCGCTACCTCAACGCCCACGGGCCCGGCACCCGGCAGTGCGACCGCGCCGAGAGCGGTGTCTTCGACGAGCTGCTCCCGGCCGATGCCCGGCTGTACTCGGTCAAGCCGCTGGCCGGTCACTGCATGGGCGCGGCGTCGGCGGTGGAGGTCGCCGCGGCCGCGCTCGGATACGACCGCGGGGTCATCCCCGCCCCGCCGACGGTGGCCGAGGGGCACCCGCGGCTGCTCGACGGGCCGACCACCCAGGCCGACGGGCTCACGCTGAAGTCGTCCCTCGGCCTGGGCGGGCACAACTCCGCGGTCGTGCTCGCACCCGCCGATCGGTGA
- a CDS encoding sensor domain-containing protein codes for MEVDPGGEIRSGSGLDREFLDLALSMHGAVRWTYDFATDEVTWAEGMDTLLGAAGAEHAEVRRRLRGLVEPLVVSARTTPLWQDFDLEQPVDTVEDGQRLLHFHARAHGEGTHTSGLIGLARNVTGAHRDRQALSDLADRYRLLAELSPDAICVHQDNIIRYVNPAMGTILGAQSPAQLLGRPVTDFVAPDSIPQMRRRIRSLESPGTATPRAEAELRRIDGTTVPVELVAVHTTWEGSSAVQVVGRDVSAQKAAEETLRFQAALVQHVSNAIIATDRHGIVTSWNPAAEAVYGIAEDEALARHVADLVGAPLQPQELVSSGGVTEALHRRSDGTALVIRISAAEMDSGFVLVCADETARRRAEQDFATVVAALDEGVVVVGPSGLIESANPAAQRILGAPASQIVGSRPTSWPTFDESGAAMRPEEQPSSLAQWTGRPENSRVVRLVRADGHSVWLSLTSRSLTPQDRPPHMVVTSFTDITDSRAARERLEYEATHDPLTGLANRTLALRHLAVSRDRTRAIAVLFIDLDNFKLINDSLGHGVGDDVLRIVGERLFRTSREEDLVGRLGGDEFVVLVHDESDDDVLRELATGLLAALTEPIDVQGRQLHVNGSIGIVLSRPGDTRAGPELLRDADVAMYQAKTRGGGRYEFFDVELRESMQRNMVLEQDLRHAAQQDQLWVAYQRVVDLRTENTVGVEGLLRWTHPVHGTVSPGEFIPLAEQSDLINSIGAHMLRMATRRVAAERERRGEDLRLNANLSPRQLDDPYLQVLVKQALTDAGLPAHALCLEVTENAIMHDPAASARVLSSLRELGVRLAIDDFGTGYSSLAQLRRLPLDTLKIDRSFVTDLDSSEELRVMINSIVAMAHAVGLDVVAEGVETARQLDFLGEVGCDQAQGFYLGRPEPIERLRDHW; via the coding sequence ATGGAAGTGGATCCAGGCGGCGAGATCCGGAGCGGTTCCGGTCTGGATCGCGAGTTCTTGGACCTCGCGTTGTCCATGCACGGAGCCGTCCGGTGGACCTACGACTTCGCCACCGATGAGGTCACCTGGGCCGAGGGGATGGACACCCTGCTCGGCGCGGCGGGTGCCGAGCACGCCGAGGTGCGCCGGCGGCTGCGCGGGCTCGTCGAACCCCTGGTGGTGTCGGCGCGGACGACGCCGCTGTGGCAGGACTTCGACCTCGAACAGCCCGTGGACACCGTCGAGGACGGCCAGCGGCTGCTGCACTTCCACGCCCGCGCGCACGGCGAGGGCACGCACACCAGCGGACTCATCGGTCTCGCCCGCAACGTGACAGGCGCCCACCGGGACCGGCAGGCGCTGAGCGACCTGGCCGACCGGTACCGCCTGCTGGCCGAGCTCAGCCCCGACGCGATCTGCGTGCACCAGGACAACATCATCCGCTACGTCAACCCGGCGATGGGGACCATCCTGGGCGCCCAGTCGCCCGCGCAGCTGCTCGGCCGCCCGGTCACCGACTTCGTGGCGCCGGACTCGATCCCGCAGATGCGGCGGCGGATCAGGTCGCTGGAGTCCCCGGGCACCGCGACCCCGCGGGCCGAGGCCGAGCTGCGGCGCATCGACGGCACCACGGTGCCGGTCGAGCTGGTCGCGGTGCACACCACGTGGGAAGGCAGCTCGGCGGTGCAGGTCGTCGGGCGCGACGTCAGCGCCCAGAAGGCGGCCGAGGAGACGCTGCGCTTCCAGGCGGCCCTGGTCCAGCACGTCAGCAACGCGATCATCGCGACCGACCGCCACGGCATCGTCACCAGCTGGAACCCCGCGGCCGAGGCGGTCTACGGGATAGCCGAGGACGAAGCGCTGGCACGGCACGTCGCCGACCTGGTCGGCGCGCCGCTGCAACCGCAGGAGCTGGTCTCCAGCGGCGGGGTCACCGAGGCCCTGCACCGGCGCAGCGACGGCACCGCGCTGGTCATCCGGATCTCGGCGGCGGAGATGGACAGCGGCTTCGTCCTGGTGTGCGCCGACGAGACCGCGCGGCGGCGGGCCGAGCAGGACTTCGCCACCGTCGTCGCGGCCCTCGACGAGGGCGTGGTCGTGGTGGGCCCGTCCGGTCTCATCGAGTCGGCGAACCCGGCGGCGCAGCGCATCCTGGGCGCCCCGGCGTCGCAGATCGTCGGCTCCCGGCCCACGTCGTGGCCCACGTTCGACGAGAGCGGCGCCGCCATGCGACCGGAGGAGCAGCCCTCCAGCCTGGCCCAGTGGACCGGGCGACCGGAGAACTCCCGGGTGGTCCGCCTGGTGCGCGCGGACGGGCACAGCGTGTGGCTGTCGCTGACGTCGCGCTCGCTGACCCCGCAGGACCGGCCGCCGCACATGGTCGTCACCTCGTTCACCGACATCACCGACAGCCGGGCCGCCCGGGAGCGCCTGGAGTACGAGGCCACCCACGATCCGCTGACCGGACTGGCCAACCGCACGCTGGCGCTGCGGCACCTGGCGGTGTCGCGGGACCGCACCCGCGCGATCGCGGTGCTGTTCATCGACCTGGACAACTTCAAGCTGATCAACGACTCGCTGGGCCACGGCGTCGGCGACGACGTGCTGCGGATCGTGGGCGAGCGGCTGTTCCGCACCTCTCGGGAGGAGGACCTGGTAGGCAGGCTCGGCGGGGACGAGTTCGTGGTCCTGGTCCACGACGAGAGCGACGACGACGTGCTGCGCGAGCTGGCGACCGGGCTGCTGGCCGCCCTGACCGAGCCGATCGACGTGCAGGGCAGGCAGCTGCACGTCAACGGCAGCATCGGCATCGTGCTCTCCCGCCCGGGCGACACCCGGGCCGGGCCGGAGCTGCTGCGCGACGCCGACGTTGCCATGTACCAGGCCAAGACCCGCGGCGGCGGGCGCTACGAGTTCTTCGACGTCGAGCTCCGCGAGAGCATGCAGCGCAACATGGTGCTGGAGCAGGACCTGCGCCACGCCGCGCAGCAGGACCAGCTCTGGGTCGCCTACCAGCGGGTCGTCGACCTGCGCACCGAGAACACGGTGGGCGTGGAGGGCCTGCTGCGGTGGACGCACCCGGTGCACGGGACGGTCTCGCCGGGCGAGTTCATCCCGCTGGCCGAGCAGAGCGACCTGATCAACTCCATCGGCGCCCACATGCTGCGCATGGCGACCCGCCGGGTCGCCGCCGAGCGCGAACGCCGCGGCGAGGACCTGCGGCTCAACGCCAACCTCTCACCGCGCCAGCTCGACGACCCCTACCTGCAGGTGCTGGTGAAGCAGGCGCTCACCGACGCCGGGCTGCCCGCGCACGCGCTGTGCCTGGAGGTCACCGAGAACGCGATCATGCACGATCCGGCGGCGTCGGCGCGCGTGCTCAGCTCGCTGCGCGAGCTGGGCGTGCGGCTGGCGATCGACGACTTCGGCACCGGCTACTCGTCGCTGGCGCAGCTGCGCAGACTGCCGCTGGACACCCTCAAGATCGACCGGTCGTTCGTCACCGACCTGGACTCGTCGGAGGAGCTCCGGGTCATGATCAACAGCATCGTGGCCATGGCCCATGCGGTCGGGCTCGACGTCGTGGCCGAGGGCGTGGAGACCGCGCGGCAGCTCGACTTCCTGGGCGAGGTCGGCTGCGACCAGGCGCAGGGTTTCTACCTGGGACGTCCCGAACCGATCGAACGGCTCCGCGACCACTGGTGA